A genomic segment from Actinomadura hallensis encodes:
- a CDS encoding HD domain-containing protein gives MRIPGDEEIRALHERYAPGPDAFEVVWTHCVIVCEIAEQIIEAAGLDVDVELVRAGCLLHDIGVYRLYDMTGAFEPEQYVRHGVLGHELLRDEGLPEVLCRFCSRHTGMGLTREDIERQGLPVPPGDYVAETAEERLVMYADKFHSKTSPPSFVSAETYARHVRRFGEDKVAAFKEMRAFFGEPDLQPLAARFGHDVV, from the coding sequence GTGCGGATTCCTGGGGACGAGGAGATCCGGGCGCTGCATGAGAGGTATGCGCCGGGGCCGGATGCGTTCGAGGTCGTCTGGACGCATTGTGTGATCGTGTGCGAGATCGCCGAGCAGATCATCGAGGCCGCCGGGCTCGATGTCGATGTGGAGCTTGTGCGCGCCGGGTGCCTGCTGCATGACATCGGGGTCTACCGGCTGTACGACATGACGGGCGCGTTCGAGCCGGAGCAGTACGTGCGGCACGGGGTGCTCGGGCACGAGTTGCTGCGCGACGAGGGGCTGCCCGAGGTGCTCTGCCGGTTCTGCTCGCGCCACACCGGGATGGGCCTGACGCGGGAGGACATCGAGCGGCAGGGACTGCCCGTGCCGCCCGGCGACTACGTGGCCGAGACCGCGGAGGAACGGCTCGTGATGTACGCCGACAAGTTCCACAGCAAGACGAGCCCGCCGTCGTTCGTCTCCGCCGAGACCTACGCCCGCCACGTGCGCCGGTTCGGGGAGGACAAGGTCGCGGCGTTCAAGGAGATGCGGGCGTTCTTCGGGGAGCCCGACCTGCAGCCGCTCGCAGCCAGGTTCGGCCACGACGTGGTGTGA
- a CDS encoding hemolysin family protein encodes MTAALGLLAVLLLTAATGYFVAQEFAFVTADRPALDQRAAEGDRRAARALRVMGRLSFMLSGAQLGITVTALVVGFIARPALGDLIAPALEAAGAPPAAVGGTAVALGFALATVIQMVLGELFPKNLALARANGLARALAGSTLVYLALAGPLIRLFDASANRLVRAAGIEPVEELRHGATLEELGRMIGESGERFEEGHADLLERALQFSELDAEEVMVPRVDVVTVPASAQAAELTDVIAASGHTRYPVVGESVDDLVGVVGLEELIRLGPDELRRTEVREIAKAPVLLPSSLPLPEVVLRLEDAGAPLACVVDEYGGFAGIVTWEDVAEELVGEIADENELGEDLAIRTGEWWTTDAGLRMDEVAHETGIELPDGDYETVAGLLMQRLGRVAEPGDVVTVDLPPTRLDEPPRTAVIEVLTVRRHVPELIRVRTVEADR; translated from the coding sequence GTGACCGCCGCGCTCGGGCTGCTGGCCGTCCTGCTGCTGACCGCCGCGACGGGCTACTTCGTGGCGCAGGAGTTCGCGTTCGTCACCGCCGACCGCCCGGCCCTCGACCAGCGCGCGGCGGAGGGCGACCGGAGGGCCGCGCGGGCGCTGCGGGTGATGGGCCGGCTGTCGTTCATGCTGTCGGGCGCCCAGCTCGGCATCACGGTCACCGCGCTGGTGGTGGGCTTCATCGCCAGGCCGGCGCTGGGCGACCTGATCGCCCCGGCGCTGGAGGCGGCCGGGGCGCCGCCGGCGGCGGTCGGCGGCACGGCGGTGGCGCTCGGCTTCGCCCTGGCCACCGTGATCCAGATGGTGCTGGGCGAGCTGTTCCCCAAGAACCTGGCCCTGGCCAGGGCGAACGGCCTGGCGCGGGCGCTGGCCGGGTCCACCCTCGTCTACCTGGCGCTGGCGGGGCCGCTGATCAGGCTGTTCGACGCGTCCGCCAACCGGCTCGTCCGCGCGGCGGGCATCGAGCCGGTGGAGGAGCTGCGGCACGGCGCGACGCTGGAGGAGCTCGGGCGGATGATCGGTGAGTCCGGCGAGAGGTTCGAGGAGGGCCACGCCGACCTGCTGGAGCGGGCGCTGCAGTTCTCCGAGCTGGACGCCGAGGAGGTCATGGTCCCCCGCGTGGACGTGGTGACCGTGCCCGCGTCGGCGCAGGCGGCCGAGCTGACCGACGTCATCGCCGCGAGCGGCCACACCCGCTACCCCGTCGTCGGCGAGAGCGTCGACGACCTCGTCGGGGTCGTCGGGCTGGAGGAGCTGATCCGGCTCGGCCCCGACGAGCTGCGGCGCACCGAGGTGCGCGAGATCGCGAAGGCGCCGGTGCTGCTGCCGTCCTCGCTGCCGCTGCCGGAGGTGGTGCTGCGGCTGGAGGACGCCGGCGCGCCGCTGGCCTGCGTCGTCGACGAGTACGGCGGGTTCGCCGGGATCGTCACGTGGGAGGACGTCGCCGAGGAGCTGGTCGGGGAGATCGCCGACGAGAACGAGCTGGGCGAGGACCTCGCGATCCGCACCGGCGAGTGGTGGACGACCGACGCCGGGCTGCGGATGGACGAGGTCGCCCACGAGACGGGGATCGAGCTGCCCGACGGCGACTACGAGACCGTCGCGGGGCTGCTGATGCAGCGGCTCGGGCGGGTCGCCGAGCCCGGCGACGTGGTCACCGTCGACCTGCCGCCGACGCGGCTGGACGAGCCGCCCCGCACCGCCGTGATCGAGGTCCTGACGGTGCGCCGGCACGTGCCGGAGCTGATCCGCGTCCGCACCGTGGAGGCCGACCGTTGA
- a CDS encoding Clp protease N-terminal domain-containing protein, translating to MFERFTTDARAAVTGAQTEARDLGDHHIGTGHVLLAIVRGGGAVARVLHEQGLDADDLRTRLARFNAAGGDALDADALKSIGIDLDAVREAAEEAFGEGALDVPAGKLPRLRRGHIPFTPEAKKALELSLRHAIRLRQKEIRSGHLVLGMLHDDTTVAARLTAGTGVRVSDLRDRVERLLTSDAA from the coding sequence ATGTTCGAGCGTTTCACCACGGACGCGCGGGCGGCCGTCACCGGAGCCCAGACCGAGGCGCGCGACCTGGGCGACCACCACATCGGCACCGGGCACGTCCTGCTCGCCATCGTGCGGGGCGGCGGCGCCGTGGCCCGCGTCCTCCACGAGCAGGGCCTGGACGCCGACGACCTGCGGACGAGGCTCGCCCGGTTCAACGCGGCCGGCGGCGACGCCCTCGACGCCGACGCGCTGAAGAGCATCGGCATCGACCTCGACGCCGTCCGGGAGGCCGCCGAGGAGGCCTTCGGCGAGGGCGCGCTCGACGTCCCCGCCGGGAAGCTCCCGCGCCTGCGCCGCGGGCACATCCCCTTCACCCCGGAGGCGAAGAAGGCCCTCGAACTGAGTCTGCGGCACGCGATCCGGCTCAGGCAGAAGGAGATCCGCAGCGGGCACCTCGTCCTCGGCATGCTGCACGACGACACCACCGTCGCGGCACGGCTCACGGCCGGCACGGGCGTGCGGGTGAGCGACCTGCGCGACCGCGTCGAACGGCTGCTGACGTCCGACGCGGCCTGA
- a CDS encoding MBL fold metallo-hydrolase, whose product MPRPFASSADLDDKPQTLEILADGVYALTAEGDPNAGAVEGEDFVVCFEALATPAAARDWLTILRAHTDKPIRYLVLSHYHAVRTLGAGAFGAPVVVAHDLTRSLIAERGEQDWESELARMPRLFKEPDGIPGLTWPSVTFSGTLTIDLGGDRGDLDLAYCGRGHTEGDIVAWLPRHRILFAGDLVETQAALYTGDAFHREWASRTLDHVASFGAETLVGGRGAVAHGRDAVRDAVGQTRDFLETMIREVGRVRDGGGALRDAFAAVHAALAPAYGRWPIFEHCLPFDVSRLWDELDGVERPRIWTADRDREVWARLQS is encoded by the coding sequence ATGCCCAGGCCGTTCGCGTCGTCCGCAGACCTGGACGACAAGCCGCAGACGCTGGAGATCCTGGCCGACGGGGTCTACGCGCTCACCGCCGAGGGCGACCCTAACGCCGGCGCCGTCGAGGGCGAGGACTTCGTCGTCTGCTTCGAGGCGCTCGCCACGCCGGCCGCCGCCCGCGACTGGCTGACGATCCTGCGCGCGCACACCGACAAGCCGATCCGCTACCTGGTCCTGTCGCACTACCACGCCGTCCGGACGCTGGGCGCCGGCGCGTTCGGCGCCCCCGTGGTCGTCGCGCACGACCTGACCCGCTCGCTGATCGCCGAGCGGGGCGAGCAGGACTGGGAGTCCGAGCTCGCCCGGATGCCGCGGCTGTTCAAGGAGCCGGACGGCATCCCCGGCCTCACCTGGCCGTCGGTGACGTTCTCCGGCACGCTCACGATCGACCTCGGCGGCGACCGCGGCGACCTGGACCTCGCGTACTGCGGGCGCGGCCACACCGAGGGCGACATCGTGGCCTGGCTGCCCCGGCACCGGATCCTGTTCGCCGGAGACCTCGTGGAGACGCAGGCCGCGCTCTACACCGGCGACGCGTTCCACCGCGAATGGGCGTCCCGGACGCTCGACCACGTCGCCTCCTTCGGCGCGGAGACGCTCGTCGGCGGGCGCGGCGCCGTCGCCCACGGCCGGGACGCCGTGCGGGACGCCGTCGGGCAGACCCGCGACTTCCTCGAGACGATGATCCGCGAGGTCGGCCGCGTGCGGGACGGCGGCGGCGCCCTCAGGGACGCCTTCGCCGCGGTGCACGCCGCGCTGGCGCCCGCCTACGGCCGATGGCCGATCTTCGAGCACTGCCTGCCGTTCGACGTCTCCCGCCTCTGGGACGAGCTGGACGGCGTCGAACGCCCCCGGATCTGGACCGCCGACCGCGACCGCGAGGTCTGGGCCCGGCTCCAGAGCTGA
- a CDS encoding carbon-nitrogen hydrolase family protein encodes MVQVAVAQFAPGVNKDENLAAIGKLTGEAAERGARVVVFPEFAMFTAPKLDERFVDSAETLDGPFAGGLAEVARRHGVFVVAGINERLDEPGRISNTLVAVGPGGDVVAEYRKIHLYDAFGYRESAIVRHGEITDPETFTVEGVTFGMQTCYDVRFPEVTRRIVDAGADVLALPAAWVPGPLKEDHWRTLVRARAIENTVYVAAAGQCAPFGAGNSMVVDPMGVVSAGLGEGSGVVAAEVSPERVAAVREKNPALRLRRFTVAPAERQDAE; translated from the coding sequence ATGGTGCAGGTCGCGGTGGCGCAGTTCGCGCCGGGCGTCAACAAGGACGAGAACCTCGCGGCGATCGGGAAGCTGACGGGCGAGGCGGCGGAGCGCGGCGCGAGGGTCGTCGTGTTCCCCGAGTTCGCGATGTTCACGGCGCCGAAGCTGGACGAGCGGTTCGTCGACTCGGCCGAGACCCTCGACGGCCCGTTCGCCGGCGGGCTCGCTGAGGTGGCGCGGCGGCACGGCGTGTTCGTCGTCGCGGGGATCAACGAGCGGCTGGACGAGCCGGGCCGCATCTCCAACACGCTCGTCGCGGTCGGTCCCGGCGGCGACGTCGTCGCCGAGTACCGCAAGATCCACCTGTACGACGCGTTCGGGTACCGGGAGTCGGCGATCGTCCGGCACGGCGAGATCACGGACCCGGAGACGTTCACGGTCGAGGGCGTCACGTTCGGCATGCAGACCTGCTACGACGTACGCTTCCCCGAGGTCACGCGGCGGATCGTCGACGCGGGCGCCGACGTCCTCGCGCTGCCCGCCGCCTGGGTGCCGGGGCCGCTGAAGGAGGACCACTGGCGGACGCTGGTCCGCGCCCGCGCCATCGAGAACACCGTCTACGTCGCGGCGGCGGGGCAGTGCGCCCCGTTCGGCGCCGGGAACAGCATGGTCGTGGACCCGATGGGCGTGGTGTCGGCCGGGCTGGGGGAGGGCTCCGGCGTGGTGGCCGCGGAGGTGTCGCCGGAGCGCGTCGCCGCCGTCCGCGAGAAGAACCCGGCGCTGCGCCTCCGCCGCTTCACGGTCGCCCCGGCCGAAAGGCAGGACGCCGAGTAG
- a CDS encoding helix-turn-helix domain-containing protein: MSDGVTLAREASSRDPAVGLRAVRALRELAERLEALQVANARDQGWSWQEIAVCLGVSRQAVHKKHGGGRRLLRKEE, encoded by the coding sequence ATGAGCGATGGAGTGACGCTCGCCCGGGAGGCGAGCAGCCGGGACCCCGCGGTCGGGCTGCGGGCCGTCCGCGCGCTGCGCGAGCTGGCCGAGCGGCTGGAGGCCCTCCAGGTCGCCAACGCCCGCGACCAGGGCTGGTCCTGGCAGGAGATCGCGGTCTGCCTCGGCGTGAGCCGGCAGGCCGTCCACAAGAAGCACGGCGGCGGCCGCCGCCTCCTCAGGAAGGAGGAATGA
- a CDS encoding DEAD/DEAH box helicase, giving the protein MSLIDELPSGNDTDADSLFEAFERWVSGRGITLYPAQEEALIEVVSGSNVILSTPTGSGKSLVAAGALFAGLARDEVGFYTAPIKALVSEKFFDLCEMFGRDNVGMMTGDASVNADAPIICCTAEVLANIALRDGADADIGVVVMDEFHFYSEPERGWAWQIPLLELPQAQFLLMSATLGDVSFFQKDLTRRTGRQTAVVTSAERPVPLVYDYRVTPLHETIEELLAEQKAPVYLVHFTQAAAIERAQALMSINVCTKAEKARIAELIGNFRFTTKFGRNLSRFVRHGIGVHHAGMLPKYRRLVERLAQAGLLKVICGTDTLGVGVNVPIRTVVFTALSKYDGHRVRRLRAREFHQIAGRAGRAGFDTVGFVVAQAPEHVVENEKALAKAGDDPKKRRKVQRKKPPEGFVGWDEDVFKKLQEAEPEMLRSRFQVSHAMLLSVIARPGNAFQAMKRLLTDNHEEPAARRRHISRAIAIYRSLLAAGVVEVLPEPDEQGRYARITVDLQEDFALNQALSTFALAAFEILDPASPSYALDVLSIIEATLEDPRQILAAQVNKARGEAVAEMKAEGIEYEERMELLQEVDHPKPLEEELQAAYDIYRAGHPWVGDHPLRPKSVVRDMYERAMTFTEYISYYELARAEGLVLRYLSGAYKALQQTVPESIKTDDLIDLIEWLGELVRQVDSSLLDEWEQLANPSDEDVDEPIEERVAKVTANARAFRVLVRNAMFRRVELAALEKYEELGELDPEFGADAWAEAMDGYFSEHDELLTGADARGPKLLQIEEVPEDGLWRVRQVFDDPEGHHDWGISAEVDLVGSDQAGEAVIRVTAVDRM; this is encoded by the coding sequence GTGAGCCTGATCGATGAACTTCCCTCCGGAAACGACACCGATGCCGACTCGCTGTTCGAGGCGTTCGAGCGGTGGGTGTCGGGGCGCGGCATCACGCTGTACCCCGCACAGGAGGAGGCGCTCATCGAGGTCGTCTCCGGGTCGAACGTGATCCTCTCGACGCCGACGGGCTCCGGCAAGAGCCTGGTCGCGGCGGGCGCGCTGTTCGCGGGACTCGCCAGGGACGAGGTCGGCTTCTACACCGCGCCGATCAAGGCGCTGGTGTCGGAGAAGTTCTTCGACCTGTGCGAGATGTTCGGGCGCGACAACGTCGGCATGATGACCGGCGACGCGAGCGTGAACGCCGACGCGCCGATCATCTGCTGCACGGCGGAGGTCCTGGCCAACATCGCGCTGAGGGACGGCGCCGACGCCGACATCGGCGTCGTGGTGATGGACGAGTTCCACTTCTACTCCGAGCCCGAGCGCGGGTGGGCGTGGCAGATCCCGCTGCTGGAGCTGCCGCAGGCCCAGTTCCTGCTGATGTCGGCCACGCTCGGGGACGTCTCGTTCTTCCAGAAGGACCTGACGCGGCGGACGGGCCGGCAGACGGCGGTGGTCACGTCGGCGGAGCGTCCCGTCCCGCTGGTGTACGACTACCGGGTCACGCCGCTGCACGAGACGATCGAGGAGCTGCTGGCCGAGCAGAAGGCGCCGGTGTACCTGGTGCACTTCACGCAGGCGGCGGCGATCGAGCGCGCCCAGGCGCTGATGAGCATCAACGTGTGCACGAAGGCGGAGAAGGCGCGCATCGCGGAGCTGATCGGCAACTTCCGGTTCACCACGAAGTTCGGGCGCAACCTGTCGCGGTTCGTGCGGCACGGGATCGGGGTGCACCACGCGGGGATGCTGCCGAAGTACCGGCGGCTCGTGGAGCGGCTCGCGCAGGCCGGGCTGCTGAAGGTCATCTGCGGCACCGACACGCTCGGCGTCGGCGTCAACGTGCCGATCCGGACGGTGGTGTTCACCGCGCTGAGCAAGTACGACGGGCACCGGGTGCGGCGGCTGCGGGCCCGGGAGTTCCACCAGATCGCCGGGCGGGCCGGTCGCGCCGGGTTCGACACGGTCGGGTTCGTCGTCGCGCAGGCGCCCGAGCACGTGGTGGAGAACGAGAAGGCGCTGGCCAAGGCGGGCGACGACCCGAAGAAGCGGCGCAAGGTCCAGCGCAAGAAGCCGCCCGAGGGGTTCGTCGGGTGGGACGAGGACGTCTTCAAGAAGCTGCAGGAGGCCGAGCCGGAGATGCTCCGGTCGCGGTTCCAGGTCAGCCACGCGATGCTGCTGTCGGTGATCGCGCGTCCCGGCAACGCGTTCCAGGCGATGAAGCGGCTGCTGACCGACAACCACGAGGAGCCCGCGGCGCGCCGCCGGCACATCTCGCGGGCGATCGCGATCTACCGGTCGCTGCTGGCGGCCGGCGTCGTCGAGGTGCTGCCCGAGCCGGACGAGCAGGGCCGGTACGCGCGGATCACCGTGGACCTGCAGGAGGACTTCGCGCTCAACCAGGCGCTGTCGACGTTCGCGCTCGCCGCGTTCGAGATCCTCGACCCGGCGTCGCCGTCCTACGCGCTCGACGTGCTGTCGATCATCGAGGCGACGCTGGAGGACCCGCGGCAGATCCTCGCGGCCCAGGTCAACAAGGCGCGGGGCGAGGCCGTCGCGGAGATGAAGGCCGAGGGCATCGAGTACGAGGAGCGGATGGAGCTGCTCCAGGAGGTCGACCACCCGAAGCCGCTGGAGGAGGAGCTCCAGGCCGCGTACGACATCTACCGCGCCGGGCACCCGTGGGTGGGCGACCATCCGCTGCGCCCGAAGTCGGTCGTGCGGGACATGTACGAGCGGGCGATGACGTTCACCGAGTACATCTCGTACTACGAGCTGGCCAGGGCCGAGGGCCTCGTCCTGCGGTACCTGTCGGGGGCCTACAAGGCGCTGCAGCAGACCGTCCCCGAGTCGATCAAGACCGACGACCTGATCGACCTCATCGAGTGGCTCGGGGAGCTGGTGCGGCAGGTCGACTCCAGCCTCCTGGACGAGTGGGAGCAGCTCGCGAACCCGTCCGACGAGGACGTGGACGAGCCGATCGAGGAGCGGGTCGCGAAGGTGACCGCGAACGCGCGGGCGTTCCGGGTGCTGGTCCGCAACGCGATGTTCCGCCGGGTGGAGCTGGCCGCGCTGGAGAAGTACGAGGAGCTCGGCGAGCTGGACCCGGAATTCGGCGCCGACGCGTGGGCCGAGGCCATGGACGGGTACTTCTCCGAGCATGACGAGCTGCTCACCGGGGCCGACGCGCGGGGCCCGAAGCTGCTGCAGATCGAGGAGGTCCCCGAGGACGGGCTGTGGCGCGTCCGGCAGGTGTTCGACGACCCGGAGGGCCACCACGACTGGGGGATCAGCGCCGAGGTCGACCTGGTGGGCTCGGACCAGGCGGGAGAGGCCGTGATCCGCGTGACGGCCGTCGACCGCATGTAG
- a CDS encoding CNNM domain-containing protein, with protein MSITLGLLVTLALLIGNGFFVATEFALVAARRPRLERAAARGGRAAAAAVAGIDELSLTLAGAQLGITMCSLGLGLVSEPVFAATLTPPIHALGLPEGAAHAAAFVIALAVVTFLHMVVGEMAPKSWAITDPERSATLLGLPFRAFTTVARPVLAVLNGSTNLLLRMIGVRPVGAQEVARTPEQLRSIAEDSRRLGLIEDTELTLLTTALDAPRAPLADLVVPVSEIVSVPPSATPQEVIDTAARTGRLRIMLRGSGAGAARMVHVRDAYLARARGLGTTAGELAHPVPAIPAGTPAGEAMATLKAHHSHLGLVVAPDGAIAGMVTLDDLLTTLLTVR; from the coding sequence TTGAGCATCACCCTCGGCCTGCTCGTCACGCTGGCGCTCCTGATCGGCAACGGGTTCTTCGTCGCGACGGAGTTCGCGCTGGTGGCGGCGCGGCGTCCGCGGCTGGAACGGGCCGCCGCGCGCGGGGGCCGGGCCGCGGCGGCCGCGGTCGCCGGGATCGACGAGCTGTCGCTGACCCTCGCGGGGGCGCAGCTCGGCATCACGATGTGCTCCCTCGGCCTCGGCCTGGTGTCCGAGCCGGTGTTCGCCGCGACCCTCACGCCGCCGATCCACGCGCTGGGGCTGCCGGAGGGCGCGGCGCACGCGGCCGCTTTCGTCATCGCCCTCGCGGTGGTGACGTTCCTGCACATGGTGGTCGGCGAGATGGCGCCCAAGTCGTGGGCGATCACGGACCCGGAGCGCTCGGCGACCCTGCTCGGCCTGCCGTTCCGCGCGTTCACCACCGTCGCGCGCCCGGTGCTGGCCGTGCTGAACGGCTCGACGAACCTGCTGCTGCGCATGATCGGCGTCCGCCCGGTCGGCGCGCAGGAGGTGGCGCGGACGCCGGAGCAGCTGCGCAGCATCGCGGAGGACTCGCGGCGCCTCGGGCTGATCGAGGACACCGAGCTGACGCTGCTCACCACCGCGCTGGACGCGCCGCGCGCACCCCTCGCCGACCTCGTCGTCCCCGTCTCGGAGATCGTCTCGGTGCCGCCGTCCGCGACGCCGCAGGAGGTCATCGACACCGCCGCCCGCACCGGCCGGCTCCGGATCATGCTGAGGGGCTCTGGGGCCGGGGCCGCGCGCATGGTGCACGTCCGGGACGCCTACCTGGCGCGTGCGCGCGGCCTCGGCACCACGGCCGGGGAGCTGGCCCATCCGGTGCCGGCGATCCCGGCCGGGACCCCGGCGGGCGAGGCCATGGCCACGCTGAAGGCGCACCACAGCCATCTCGGGCTCGTCGTGGCGCCGGACGGCGCCATCGCCGGCATGGTCACCCTGGACGACCTGCTCACCACCCTGCTCACCGTCCGCTGA
- a CDS encoding CASTOR/POLLUX-related putative ion channel yields the protein MRRATRWDRVRYWFDRTMSKGTPALIGWLGLASAALVVVVATAAVVVAPDDSADNGNWPGMVWRSLLRTLDPGTMGDDTGTGPFLGLMLLATVGGIFIVSSLIGVITTGLEGKIAELRKGRSRVVEHGHTVLLGWSEQVFTVVAELVEANQSKRKSCVAILANRDKVEMEDAIRDRVGDLGRTRIVCRTGDPLKIADVELVSPGTARSIVIVTPETEDADTRVIKVLLSLGSREWGRRRPHVVAAVHDSANLPAARLAGGENANVIDADDVAIRLIVQSHRQSGLSQVYTDLLDFAGHEFYMRREPALAGTTFGDALSAYELGIPSGLRRADGTVLLNPPMDTVIRTDDEVIVLAEDDLLIRLASDPAPPVKEAAIATATPRAPEPERTLMLGWNHRAPKIIELLDEFLAPGSALTVAAPREDPTGRLRPRTNLAVDFVRAEPTDRPSLEALDVGSYQHIIVLSEEGVDHKSADARTLVTLLHLRDMEDALGDPFSIVSEINDDANREIAQVTKADDFVVSEKLISLMLTQLSENRYLYDVFVDLLDPAGSEIYLKPACDYLVPGEEADFATLTESARRRGEVALGYRLTEHFHEPPDYGVVLNPDKTAPLTLAADDRVIVLAED from the coding sequence TTGAGACGCGCGACGCGATGGGACCGGGTGCGGTACTGGTTCGACCGGACCATGTCGAAGGGGACGCCCGCGCTCATCGGCTGGCTCGGCCTGGCCTCGGCCGCGCTGGTGGTCGTGGTGGCGACCGCCGCGGTCGTCGTCGCGCCGGACGACAGCGCCGACAACGGCAACTGGCCCGGCATGGTCTGGCGCAGCCTGCTGCGCACCCTCGACCCCGGCACGATGGGCGACGACACCGGCACCGGCCCGTTCCTGGGGCTGATGCTCCTTGCCACGGTCGGCGGGATCTTCATCGTCAGCTCGCTGATCGGCGTGATCACCACCGGGCTGGAAGGCAAGATCGCCGAGCTGCGCAAGGGGCGGTCGCGGGTCGTCGAGCACGGCCACACCGTGCTGCTCGGCTGGTCCGAGCAGGTCTTCACCGTGGTCGCCGAGCTGGTGGAGGCCAACCAGAGCAAGCGCAAGTCGTGCGTGGCGATCCTCGCCAACCGCGACAAGGTCGAGATGGAGGACGCGATCCGCGACCGGGTGGGCGACCTCGGCCGCACCCGCATCGTGTGCCGCACCGGCGACCCGCTGAAGATCGCCGACGTGGAGCTGGTCAGCCCCGGCACCGCCCGCTCGATCGTCATCGTCACCCCCGAGACCGAGGACGCCGACACCCGGGTCATCAAGGTCCTGCTGTCGCTCGGCTCCCGCGAGTGGGGGCGCCGCCGCCCGCACGTGGTGGCCGCGGTGCACGACTCGGCGAACCTGCCCGCCGCCCGCCTGGCGGGCGGCGAGAACGCCAACGTGATAGACGCCGACGACGTCGCGATCCGGCTGATCGTCCAGTCGCACCGGCAGTCGGGCCTGTCGCAGGTCTACACCGACCTGCTCGACTTCGCCGGGCACGAGTTCTACATGCGGCGCGAGCCCGCCCTGGCCGGGACGACGTTCGGCGACGCCCTGTCGGCCTACGAGCTCGGCATCCCGTCGGGGTTGCGGCGCGCGGACGGGACCGTGCTGCTCAACCCGCCGATGGACACCGTGATCCGCACCGACGACGAGGTCATCGTGCTGGCCGAGGACGACCTGCTCATCCGGCTGGCGTCCGACCCCGCCCCGCCGGTCAAGGAGGCGGCGATCGCCACGGCGACGCCGCGGGCGCCGGAGCCCGAGCGGACGCTGATGCTCGGCTGGAACCACCGCGCACCGAAGATCATCGAGCTGCTGGACGAGTTCCTCGCCCCCGGGTCGGCCCTGACGGTGGCGGCGCCGCGCGAGGACCCCACCGGGCGGCTGCGCCCCCGCACCAACCTCGCGGTCGACTTCGTGCGCGCCGAGCCCACCGACCGGCCGTCGCTGGAGGCCCTCGACGTCGGCTCGTACCAGCACATCATCGTGCTGTCGGAGGAGGGCGTCGACCACAAGAGCGCGGACGCGCGCACGCTGGTCACGCTGCTGCACCTGCGGGACATGGAGGACGCCCTGGGCGACCCGTTCTCCATCGTCAGCGAGATCAACGACGACGCCAACCGGGAGATCGCGCAGGTCACCAAGGCCGACGACTTCGTGGTCAGCGAGAAGCTGATCAGCCTGATGCTGACGCAGCTCAGCGAGAACCGGTATCTGTACGACGTGTTCGTCGACCTGCTCGACCCGGCCGGTTCGGAGATCTACCTCAAGCCCGCCTGCGACTACCTCGTGCCGGGCGAGGAGGCCGACTTCGCGACGCTCACCGAGTCGGCGCGGAGGCGCGGGGAGGTCGCGCTCGGCTACCGGCTGACCGAGCACTTCCACGAGCCGCCCGACTACGGCGTGGTGCTGAACCCGGACAAGACGGCCCCGCTCACGCTGGCGGCCGACGACCGCGTCATCGTCCTCGCAGAGGACTGA